The sequence GCTTAAGAGCGGAACGATGCGCGGCTTTGCTGATGTGTATTCGGGCGAGATCGATCGCTACCTGGCTGATGCTCAGCGTTTGGTGGCGCAGACCGATTGGGGCCGGTTGGACCGTGAGCAGTTCGGTGTTGCGGCGGCCAATGTTTTCGCTCATGTGAATCAGGCCCATCCATTCCGGGAAGGCAATGGGCGCTCCTCAAAAGTGTTCCTGGAACATGTGGCCCAACAGTCCGGTTTTACGTTGGATTATGCGCGGGTGAGCCCGCAGGTGTGGAACCAGGCGTCAGAGTTCAGCCGCCCGGATATTGGCCAGTACGACGTGGTTCCTGATTCGCTGGTGCCGGTGTTCCGGCACATCGCGGTTGAGCGGACTGCGACGGCAACGCCAGGGGTCGACCCGGCGGCACTGGCCCACTCACCACTGAGCGCCAGTTATCCCAAGACACCGAGCCGGAGCGCTCCTACGGGGCAGCAGTCCCCGCCCCGCGGCACTGCTCGGCCTGGGCGCGGCTATGGCACCAACGGACCAGGAGTAGGACGATGAGCCATGTTATTGGATACGCGCGGGTGAGCACCAGGGAACAGAATCCCGAGGCCCAGGAAGCGGAGCTGCGAGCGGCCGGGGCAGCCCGCGTTTATGTTGATCACGGTGAGTCCAGCCGGTTCGAGGACCGGCCGCAGTGGATCGCCTGCCTGGACCATCTGATGGATGGCGATACCCTCATCATTCGCGCGCTAGATCGCATCGCGGGCAGCGAACTGATGGCGATTGAAATCATCCGGGACTTGGGCCGCCGCGGCGTACACATTAAGAGCCTTACCGAGCCCTTCCTGGATGTTGATACGTCCACGCCTATGGGTGAGGCCATTGTGGGCATCATGGCCGTGCTGGCCCAGCTTCGCATCTCGACGATTCGAGAAAACACGCGGCGCGGTTTGGCCCACGCGCGAGCCCAGGGCCGTGTCGGCGGACGCCCGTCGGTGATGACAGTGGAGCGGACCGAAGCCGCGGTGAAAATGCGCGCCGAGGGGCAGAGTATCGCGCACATCGCCAAGGTGCTCGGTGTCGGGTCGTCGTCCGTGTCCCGGGCACTGGCCCGCATCGAAGATGAACGCGCAGCGTTCACCTCGATTGTTGATGGAGTCCTGTCCGATCACGTACCCGACGGGGCACCGCTTGACGGTTCAGACCAAACTTCTGCCTCCCCCCGATAAATGCCGACCTGCACACCACAGACCCCCGTCCAGGGTGCGGCGTAGCCGCATCACGCAGTGACGCGAAGCGCCCTTGACGGGGGTCTGTGGTGTGCAATCATTTGGGCATCGGGGGGAGGGGAACCACCACCACCGAGACCGTGCACGGGCCGCGATATTCTCACTGCAACATATCGACGTAAAGGTGACTTGCGGCCGGTGTGCGGGCGGTCAGCCAGGGTCCCGCTGTCCACTTGTGGGCGGGACAAGACCGGAGGAAATATCTTGTGCCGTCCACAGGTGGTCAGGGGGCTAGATTACGAACCCGACGATGATTCTTCGACGCCCTGTGGGGCGTCTTTTTCATCGGAAACTGAATCGGTCTGCGCGGCAGACTTCTGCCCAGTTTTACGTGTGGAACGGCGACGGGCGCGAACCTTCTTGTCCGGCTCGGCGTAGCCGATTTTCCGCAACTCCTCGACTGACCATCCGGCCGTTATTGCGGCGTTGAACGCCTTGACGTCCTCGCGCTCGGCATCACCAACTCGTTTCGCAATTTGGGCTTGAAGCTCGGCAAGTTCTCGGGCCGTCTCCTCGCGCACATCTGCGAGACTTTGGCGCGCTTCTCCAACCAAGCGGATGGCGCTAATTCGATCTTCCTGGGCACGCCGCGCGCGCTCCACTGCTTCTTCAATACTCGGTTCCTTAGCCATGCTTTCATCGTACGGAAGATGCACGGGCGCGTCGATGTTTCGTCGGCGTAAAGTAGAAGTCGCGGCGGAGCCGCAACCGATCGCGTCTGCCAACGCGAGAAAATGGAAACGGTTTCCCGAACGGAGGAACGGAGCAAGCTATAGACTTAGGTTTCCTAAGTCGCTTTGTCCTCGACTTCGTGTCGAGGATGGGGCACACTGGAAGTGTGGTCCCCGCACAGGGCGGGGTCGCTGCGTTGGGCCGAAAGAAGGTGATCGGGTTGGGTGACGAACAGACTCCCGCAGGTCGCTTGTTCGCGCGCCGACGTCGTGCCAACGTCGAAGGCGGTCGGCAGCACCATCACAAGGTGAAGGTGACGCCGGAGGAAGAAGGCATGCTGCTTCGGCTGGCCGAGGCGCAGCACGTGACCATCCCTCGCCTCCTCGTTGAGTCGGCTCTGGCATCGGAGGCGTCCGAGACTCCCACGGAACGAAAGCAGGCGATGGCGGAACTGTTCGCATTGCATCGTCTGTTGGCGGCCATTTCCAACAACGTGAACCAGATCGCTCGACATGCGAATGCCACCGGCGAGGTGCAGCCTGCTACCGTTTCAACGTTGGCTAAGGTTCGTGAAGTTGCCGAACGTATTGATGCGGCAATTGATGGGTTGAGCTTGTCATGATGCCGAACATTGTGCGTGGTGATCGCATGGCCGGTTTGATGACTTACCTGGCTGGTCCGGGGCGTTCCAATGAACACACTGAACCGCACCTTGTAGCCGGTGATCCGGCCGTGATGGCTTGGCACGATGATGCTGAGTTGAGTCGTGATGCTGCTCTGGCAATTGCTCGACACCTCGACCGTCCGCGCAAGGCCTACGAGGTAGAAGTTAACGGCGGTCACGTCTGGCATTGTTCCCTGTCGCTGCGTGCCGATGAAGGTGCGCTGTCCGATGAAAAGTGGAACGAGATTGCCAGCGACTTCGTGAAGGCCATGGGCTTCGACGACAACGAAGGAACCAAGGCACCGTGCCGCTGGGTTGCCGTTCATCACGGAGTGTCAAAGAACGGCAACGACCACATACACCTGGCCGTGAATCTGGTCCGCGAGGATGGCACCAAGGCCTCTGTCCATAATGACTTCCGCCGCGCGCAGGCCGCCGCGCGTGCTCTTGAAGTAGAGCATGGTTTGGAACCGTTGGAATCTGCCCAGGCTCAACGCGCTACCCGCGGTTATGACCCTGCCGAACGCGAAGCCCAGGCACGTTCCCGCGCCCGGGCAAAGTACGAACGTACCCGTGCCAAGCAGGGCACAAAGTCTCCATCGTGGGAGAACCTTTCCGGGGCCGACCGTAAGGCGCACATCGCTGCCGAGCTGCGCACTGACCAGCCTCGTTTCCTACTGTCTTTGAAGGTGCGGGCCGCCTCGACTGCAAGTAACAGTGAAGCGGAATTCGTGCGCCGCATGCGCCGTGACGGTCTGCTGGTTCGCGCTCGGTTTGCCGACGGACGAAGCGACGTTGTGACTGGCTATTCGGTGGCAGAACGTCCCGAGGCCGGAGAACGGCCGATCTGGTACGGCGGGGGACACCTTGGCCGTGATCTGACGCTGCCACGGTTACGTGATGGCTGGCCCGATACTCCCACCGGAGCAACCGAGGCCGCGGCCGAATGGAACGCTGCGAAGCGCGGCCGCCGCGTGGTCGCTCCGGGCCGCGAAGCACACGAACCCAATCCGGAATTGTGGGATCAGCGCAACGCTGAACTGCGTGAGCTGGTGGACCGGCTGCGCGCTGTTCCAGTCGATGACCGTGACACCTGGGCGACCGTGGCACGCCAAACCTCCGGTGCCTTGGCCGCCTGGTCTAACGCGACCGAGAGCACGCCCGGAGACCTCGCTGCCGCTGCCGAAGCGCTGTCTCGTTCCGCGCAAACGTATGAACGTACCGTAAGCCCCCAAAAGGCCGGCACCGTTGCCCTGTCCGGTACAGCGATGCTCTTGGCTAGCGCCGCCCATGGGGGACAGGGCACTGTCGCCCAGGCGGCAATGGTGCGCCAGCTCTTGCGTCTGACCCAGGCAGTGCATGACGCCTGTGTGGCTGGCAAGCAAGCACGGCAAGCGAAGCTGTTGGCTGAGGACACTCGCGCGCGGCTGGTCCGCGTTCGTGATGCCATGCCTCAGGTGCCTACTACGGCCAAGGGCAACGGCGGTGCCACGGCAACCATTGAACGTCCGCGCACGCTCGATCCCGAGGCGCAGGCCATGCTTGACCGGTTGCATGCTGGGCAGGGTAAGCCCGCCAGCGCGGCGGCTTCACCCATCCCCAACAAGATCGAGCCAGCCAAGACCCATCAGACCACCAAGCCGGGTACGGACCGCGGCCCGGAACGATAGGAAAGGGGGCCGATCATGGCCGAGGAATCAGATGGAATTGAGGAAGCCTTCGAAGGCCAATTGAGAGTCCTGGTCACCGCTGCCGGGCAGATTGGCGAACGGATGGCCAGAGCCCGCGAGGATGCATTGCGTCGAGCGCAAGCGGCCAGCGAGCAGGAAGCGCGCGAGCTGCAATCCCGGTTTGCCGCAGAACAGCGTGCCGCCCGGGTGGAGATGAGCAATGTTCATCGCGCCGAGTGGTGGGATCGGGCCACACCGGAACAGATCGGCCACACGTACCAGGTGGCCCGCGCCTGGTCCAAGGAAGAACCCGAAGCGGTTCGAGCTGAGCAGAGAATGCGCGATGAACTGCGCACCCGCTACTCGGTCGATGTCGACAATGCGGGAGCGGACCCCGAGGCAGTTCGCCAGGCGGTCCAACGCGAGCTGGCCAGGTCTGAGCATGACCGGGCGGCCGCGGCCGCCGAACAGTCGCGCTCCGAGCAGGAACGAGCCGAAGCGCAACGGCTGATGACCATGGCAGACCAGGACGAGCGCCGGGCTGAGGAATCCCGGGCTGCTGCCGTACATGAGCCGGACCCCGAGGAACGCGTGCGTGCCGCCGCCGAAGCTGAACAGCGCGAAGCACAGGCGGACCGTGCCAGAGAGGATGGGCGCACCGTTTACGACAGCGCCGAGCGGCGCGCAGGGACCGCCCAGAGTCTCGAAGCCCAGGGTATTGACCGCGAGGTGGTGGCCACGCGCATGCGGGCTGACGTCAGTCAGGGCAAGCCTGCCACCGAGGCCGTCAAGGGTGCCGGGAAGGCCAAAGCACCTAAGGCCCGCAAGACCCGCGGTCATGGCACCCAAGTCCAGCGATCGGGCTTGGATCGGTGAGAACAGAAACGATTTGCAAAAAATTTTTGGGGCAGTGCCTGTTAGGTACTGCCCCAAAATATTAATCGTCTTACTGGTAGCCTCAGATGTTCATAGGTGTAGGCAGAACCTTCATTATCATTCTGTTTCTAGATAATCCAAGTCCATTGAATGTACTTCAATTAAGATTTCAAGTTTCGAGCTCTCTGGAATCATTGAATTTATGAAGAAACTCATCTACTGGATACCTGCTAGGCGGCTGTTTCCTTCAAAGTCATAAAGCAGTAATTCATGCTTCTTGATATAAGGTCAAGCCAAAAAGGGGAGGACCTATGAACAGCTCTGTGCATCGAACGAAAACAGTTGTCTGGGGTGTGACGATGTCTCTAATGCTAGGGGCAATCGCAGGACCGGCATTTGGGGCGGAGCGGCTAGTGGCACCATCAACTGCTACCGACTCAGATCAGAATGCTCTGAACAGTGTGATACCAGGGATAGGAGTGGGGACTCCTGCTCCTCTTCCGTTTAATTTTTCGGATCTCGGCGCAATGACCGTTGCTAAATCAAGCATCAGTCTGAAAGATCCAGCTGGTCAAAATATTGCTTTAAAAAAGATCGATGGAGACGGTTCCGGGGAAGACTTCTATGAAGGCTTGACGAAGAATGGCAAAAAAGTAGAAGTTCAAGTGCTGTCTGAAACACAGACCGCACCATTGGCAGATCCGGAGACCCTTGGAAGCCCCGATGACCCCATTGACGAGGTCCCAGTTTCCGGCGAGTCAGATGGCTATGAGGTGGAGGCGACCTCGAAAGTTGTCTCCGCGGCTGACTTCAAACCGGTGCTTGCTATCGCTAGTACGGCCACAACTGTGACCATTGCAGCTCCAGCCGGAACCGCAGTAAAAGATGTAATTTCCTACGATTCCTCTGGCATCGTGGTGGCTATGCCAGCGAGCAAAAGTGAAAATAGTAATGGCTCCATCACGCTTCCTCGTGCTGAAGCGGCTGCAATGTTTGGTGTGGAGACCGAACAAGGAGACGAGACGACCCAACTGACGATTCCTATTGCCACTCCCGCGGCTGCGAAAAAGAATCAATGGACCGAGTTCTACTACACGACGTTTATTCCTGAGAAGTATGTAGATGTCCCTGCGGCATGCAAGGTCACTTCAAATAGCTGGAACGTTACGAAGCACAACGGCAACAACAGGTCATGGAAGAATCTGAAGAACGGAGCAGCCTACGAATCCTATAAAACCGTAGCTGGCATCAAAGTCGACTGGTCTCGTGGCAAGGTCTATAACGTTGCGCAGGTTTCTATTTCCAAGGGTTACGACAAATCAGGAAACCTCAAGAAAAAGAAGCAAGCAAGCGCACGGGGTATCAAGACTGAACAGATGCAGCGATCATCCAGTTACGTCTACTGGAGGATGCGTCATCAAGTTTCTAACCCTTTATGCCCCGGGGCGGGAGCGATCCGTTACACGGGCGCTGTGAAAATGTACCGGTCCGGCACGATGAAAGTTAGCTTCAACCGAGTTCAGGTCCCGAACCATGAAATGTATGCACGCACCAACCTCCGTGGGAACTGGACCAACATCCACAGGCTCAAGCGGAAATCTTTCGCTTGCTTAGCTATCCCTTGCGGAAATAATGCATACGGCCGAACTGTGAAATTGAAGATCAATTGAACTACAGCTAAAAATAATATTTTGAAAGGTCTTACGAGTTGGAAAATTGCGTTAAAGAACGTCTTAACTCACAGATGCTATCGCTGCCGATATTTATTCTCATTGCATTCACTGTTGATCTGATCTCATACATGTCTGAAGCTACGCCGCTAGGGTACACGACGTTGTGGGCTGGCGTTCTTGTTCCTTTTACCGCCATTTTGATCTTTGCCACCGTACCGACCTTGATCAAGAAGACTCGTTCCGTGGTGCGTGATCTGATCGGTGTCTTCCTCGGTGCGACACTGTTTGGCGTAATTGCCAGTCTTCCCATCTGGAGTTCGACAGCAGGACAAAGTGATGTTGCTCGGGGAGACTACGCATCAGGCGTGATGCTGTCACCGATTCTGGGATTGATCGTCGTAGCGATCTTTGCTGTTTCCTCGGGATTTTTTGAATACCTATTGCATCGACGTATTCGGACCCGCAGCACGAAAAGGTAGATCCTTCGCTAAGGGTGAGCTGAACCAGATAGCCCCTGAACTACAGCTTTATTGACGCCCTTGGAAATGATTGCATCGTTGACGTAGAGACCCGGTTCTAAGCAACTGGCACTAGACAGGGACCGCGTCTACCCGGTGCGGTCCATGTTCGCGCTGCTTGCTACGTTGAAGGTGATGGCATCGGTTCCAACCGGCGTACGAGCTTCACCAACAAGCCCAACGCCAGGAAGTCGATAAACAGCGCTCCAAGGCCAGCGGGCACAGTCCAGAGCCATAGCCAGGCATTCGTCTGTGCGTGTGGGTACATCGCAGAAATCAGGATGGAGGGAGTGCTGATGATGGCCAGGGCCACGACGGCGGCGGGCAAGCTGGCCACCAGGGCCTTGGCGGAGCCAGCAGGAACGTTCTCAGAGGGCATGACGTGTTTGAAGGTATTGCGGCCCAAGCACCATAGCGCCGTGAGGCTGGTGGTCAGCAATGACCACCAGAGAGCATATCCAGCGACTTGTACTGCTTCGTTCATGGTGTTTCCTCACTTTCAGATGATTCGTTGAAAACTAGCCCTGCCATTCTTCGGCGGGTGGTTCCGGTTCCTCCTCCCGAGATACGTCGTCCTTTGGTTCGTGGACTTGGCGTTGGTCAGGGAACAAGCCCTCCGGCGGAGCTGCATAGGGCAAGGGCTGCCCTTTTTTGGACTTGTTTTCGTCGGCGTCCGCTGCCGAGGAAAACGGCCCGTCCGGGTCCAGCAAGACCGCCATATGGTGGTCTGCGTGGTCGCGCCACCACACGCTCATGCCGGTGCTGGGGTCCATGCGCAGGTGTTCCCAGGAACGCCATAGCGCTTCCAGACGGATCACTGCCTCGTCGTATTCCCACCACCGGGCAGCCCAGACCCGCGAGCGGCCGTTGATCGCCCGGCGATAGACATTGCGCAGGTACTCACGGACAAACTCATCGACGGAACCGTAGTAGAGGGTTTCCTCCGGTTCCGCCTCGCCATCGTCGTCCTGGGCTTCGTCGGCTGCCTCGTTGGCCTCGACTTGTTCGGTCACGGCGGCCTCGGCCGCCTGGCCAGCTCGCTCCCTGAGGGATTCCAAGAGCTTCTCAGTCAGGGCTTCGTCGACCGCGGCCGTGGCCACGTTATTGACCTGCTTGCGGACCGAGGCCTTGACCGCCGCATCGACGTATTCACCGGCAAGCCCGCCAATGTCGAGCCCAAACACCCGCCCAGGTGAGCGGGGTGTGTCGGCGGCAGCGGAAGGTTGCCCCTCGTTTTCGGTGTATTCGTCCTCTCCCCAGTCGCTCATGATGCGTCCTCCGTTCTCAGTGCGGATTCAACCACCGAGAGTTCCTTCTCGGCTTCGAGAATCGTTTTCTCGGCTTCGGGATCATGGGCCAGGATGGACGCCCGCACGGCGTCAGCGTGCGGTCCAGCCATCCACGGCTGCGTGCGGATCAGCGTGGGCCGGTTGCCCGAGGACAGCACCACAGCGCGTCCCTTGGGCATGGCAGCCAGGTCGTCGACGTCCAGGATGCGCTCACGGTGAAGCTGCTGCGATACGGTGCGCTGCCCGCGCCCATACGAGGTGGAGGAAGTCAGACGGTCATAGTCACCGATCATGCGGGCAAGGTCTTCGAGGAAACTGCCGTCATGGGTGGTGCCACCGCCGCCATAGACGCGGATATTCGATGCGCTCCACAGCTTCTTCATCCCGGATTCACCCCACACCTCGACGCCCTGGGACCAGCTCTGCAGAATGGTCATGAGGATGATTCCGCGGGAACCATAGTGGCTGTAGAGGTTCGGCAGATCGCGCCACCGGCAGACGTTGGCGGCCTCGTCGAGCACTCCCACCAGAGGAGTCTTTAGCCGGCCCCCGGCAGACCGGGCGGCCAGCTCCTCGGCGGCTTCCACCACGGCGACTGTGAGCGCGGTGACCAAGGGGCCCGCGGTGCCGCGGCCTTCCTTGGACAAGGAATAGAGCGTGCCCCCATCACGAACGAACCCCGCCGGGTCAAAATGCGGCCGAGTATCGGCCGCCCCGCGAGGGGTCACCCAGGTGGAGACCTGGCGATTGGTCAGGCACGAGGCCATCTGCTGCGCCGTGCCATACACGCCGCCGCGCTGCTTTTCGGGTGCGTCAATCACACCGGCCACCTGATCGGCGGTCAACGCAAAGCCATGTTCTCGAAGAACCTCCACCGCCGTGTCATCGGTGGGACGAGTCAGCCACGTGTACACGTCGGTAATGGCCCGGTGATCCAATGCGGCAGCCAGCAACAGACCGGCCAAAAGGTCCTGGCCTGCCGGGTCGAAATAGGCATCGGTCTTAGCGCCGGGGTCACGAGAGCCAGAGGCGAAGTGCTCGGCCAGCTTGGCCGCGCGCACTTCGTCAGTGACATACGAGAGCGGATTCCACCACCAGTTCGGTTCTTCCAAGGCAATCGACTGGGGATCAAAGACCCACACCGGGCCAGTCTTGGCCCGCACGTCCCTCGTGGCGTCCACGACGTCGCGTTTATTGGAGGTCACCAGGACGCCGCCTGGCGCATCGAGGATCGCCGGAACCGCGCGACTTGTCGTCTTACCTGTACGCGGACCCCAAATGTCGATGTGCATATCCTCCCAGGAGCCATGCAGCGGTGCTCCACCGCCGACGGTCCGGCCAATCGGCACACCGCAGGAGTTCTCGACGCCCAGCCGCTTGGCCGAAGCCTGCGCAGCCTTGGATGTCAACGATTCAATGTCCTTGCCCCGACCCATGTAGGACGCGGCACGGTCCACGCGGCTACGGCCCTTGCGCATGCGGCGAAGCGTCAAGCCGAAGAGCACCGCCAGGACGATGACAACAAGGCACAAGTGGTTGCTGGGCATCGAGAACTATCTTTTCTCCCGCACATACGTCAACGGCACGACGCATAAGCTCAGCTGCCAGACCTTGACCCCGGGCAGCGACCTCGGTAGCCACACGCCCGATGCGCCAGCCATCTTCCTCCGCCAGAACCCTCAAAGTCGCTAGGACCTTATTATCGCCTTCGGCCCAAAGCATGCGGGCGTCCGGCTCAACGTCCCTGCCATCCAACTCGTCATATGCCGAGCCCTGCTCGACGACAAAGACATCCGTTCGCAGCTTCAACACCGAATACAAACTCAGGGAATCCATTTCGGCAGCACTGGCCTTGAAATTTAACAGACATCTTCTTTCGCCCTTCGGTCCCACTAAGGACTCTGTAGAACCTCACCAGCAGCGGTATCCAAGGACCGGATGTGGAATATGGAAAGCTGGAGGGATTGCAGTATTTTTCGGCTTCGTCAATCGACGGGCCGACTTCTAGATCCTATAATCTTTGTGCTTTTCCCCCTGCTTTGGTGACCCAACACGGAAATGCAATCGGCTGTTTCTGACGTATAGACGGGACTTCGGCCAACGTATCCCGCGTACGGTTCCACGATCTGGCAGACGAACTCTAGATCCTGTTACTTTCAAACATGGATTGAGAATCAGCGTTTTTTCGCGAGTCGCAAGTCCAGCCCGCTGCGAATTTGCGGCCATTCCGAGGCAATGATCGAGAAGATGACGGTGTCGCGCAGTGAACCATCGGCCATGCGGCTTGTCGCGCGCAGCACGCCGTCCTGTTTTGCGCCAAGTCGAGCTATCGCTTGACGAGACTGCATGTTCATCCAATGCGTACTGAATTCCACGGCAACGCAATTAAGGGTTTCGAACGCGTGGCCGAGCAGTAGTCTTTTGCTGTCCGGATTCGTTCCGGTTCCCTGCGCGCTGGCGGCGTTCCAGGTGTAGCCGATTTCCAGGCGTGGCAGTTCGGCGTTGATGTCGCAGTAGGTGGTCATGCCAATGATCTTGCCTGGTTCGCCGGTAGTCGGGTCGTTCAAACGAGTCGTAAACGGAACCATTGAACCTTCGCTTTGCATGGCTAGACGACGCTGAATCTCGTCATACATTTCCTCGGGGCGAGGTACGGAGGTGTACCAAAGGTTCCACAGTTCGCCATCGGATGCCGCTTCGACAAGTCCGTCGTGGTGATCCTCGCTCAGGGGTTCGAGAGTGACATATTTTCCGTGGAGTGTTATCGGGGCGATCCTAGTCATAGGGCAAGGTTACCTTCTCGGAAAGCAACTTCGATTTAGCGCGATTCAGCCCCAAAGTAGAACGACAGCGACGCGACCTGTCAGCAGCCGGCGATCGAACCTGCGTTAGATTCACCTATGCGATCGTGATGCCTTAACCAGCCCTTTTCACGATGTCCCGCAGAGCGTTCGGCTTGCGGGCCTGGGTCTGCCAAGCAGATCTAGACCTCCAGGATCCCATCCTTCGCTTCACGAATGTCGGGGAGTGCATGTGTGTCGAGGTCTTCCATGAATTCAAGACTCGCGTATCGGTCGAACTTGATGCGTCCAGCATCGTCAAAGACTCTGATCCTGCGGCGGATCCAGCCCGCGGGAAAATACGGGTGGCGACAGGTCACATGAACTTCGGATTCAGGCCATTCTCCGATGGTTTCCACGTGTGTTTCTTGGACGCCATCAGCGAGCGGGGCGGTAGTTCCATCTGCTGCGCGCCAATAGGCGTCAGCGTCGGCAAACTGATCCGTTAGCGCCTTCACAGCTTGGGTCTTCTGGGCATCAGTCAAGCTCACGCGTTTCCAGTGCGTCCCGGCGATCTCGGAAAGGTCGACTCGTGCAGAATCGTGTCTCGGTCCATAAGAATCGTAGTCAAGGCCGAGCTGTTCCGACGCAACGAGGGTTCCCCATCCTTGGGGAACAAATTCCCTAAATTTCACATGCTCGGGTATTTCGTCGACCGTACCTATTACCATCGCCGTACATCGGTACTCATAGCTGATCGTGTCGGAGTCATGGTGGGCTACCGGCGGCGACGGGTTCACGAATAGCACATGACCGTGCTCGTCCTCGCGGACGGCGTTGACGTACCGGTCGACTTCCAGCGTTCGTTGGACCTGACCTGGCAACAGGATTTGCAATGTCGATGGAGCAGCCCAGTCCGCCGGCAGCTCGCCGCCCCGATAGTTGTCGTCCGTTTGTTCGACTATGGATGTACTCGTCCATAGTCCGGCGCTTGTTGCTCCCACGACGGTGGTTTCCTCAGTGCGAACAAAACCCAGTGAACCGTCCACACCAATCCTTACAGCGACCACGACGGTGGGGCTGTGTAAAGCCGGGTAGTCGATTTCCTGCCCATCGGGGCCGCTTTGGTACAGCACCCAGAGGGCGTCGGTCGCCGCACAAACGGAAACATCTGGGGCCAGAATTCCCGTGTCAAGATCCGGCCACGTGAGGAAGAGATCCGGCATGGCTTCTCGGCGGACCAGGGCCACGGGGCGTGCCTCGTCGATATAAAACGTTGTCGTGCCAATGGTGGTTCGAGGCAGGGCGGACATCAGGTCTGTCATGACCCGATGCTAACAGCCACTCGGCTAACGTCGTAACGCCCGAAAGCCTCCCCGTCGGCTTCAACAGATTTCTAGATATCAGGTGGGGAGCTTTTCTTTGGAGGAATCTCGCCTTACTCACAAGGCGAATACCCATCGGGCACATACATCAATTTATCGTCCCGCAGAGCGTTCCCCATAGGGTGCGATGAAGAAGGTAAACGTTGTGCTGTGTTTGAATGAAGTATGAAAGCTTCGAGTAAGGCCGTTTGCCTGACAATAGGACTCCTGCTGACTTTCGCAGGAGCAGCAGGTAGTTTCGTGATGTTCTTGCAGCCATGGCGGAGCTGTCCTGAGATTGATGACAGTTCTGCGGGCTGCCCTGCGACATCAAGCGACACAGCTTTACTTGGGCTTGCCATAGCTGTATTTTTCTTTGGCATAGCGTTCTTGATCATGTCCAGGAAGCCAGAGCGGATTCCGCTCGACGCCGCCGGCCCCTTTGGGAAACTCGACTAAAGTCCGAGACCGAGTCGCATCAGCAATTGGGCGGCGCTCTGCATCTACCTTGCACCGTCCCAGTTGAGGTTCCGCTTGCGGGGGTCGCGCTGGTCGTTTCCCTGAGTAACTGGCGCTATCAGGGAGCAGGGTCTGTCGAAGCAGGCTGTGATGCCGGGTGCTCAGGAACCTCGGGATACAGCTCTGGCGGCAGGCCCACCGTGAATCCGTCGTCGCGGACGAACGTGCCGTTTATGTCGATCGCGCGGGAAACGTTATTGCTGCCGTCTGTCAATTGGACGGCCACGCCACTTCCCATCTGTTCTCCAATTACCA comes from Glutamicibacter arilaitensis Re117 and encodes:
- a CDS encoding GNAT family N-acetyltransferase produces the protein MDSLSLYSVLKLRTDVFVVEQGSAYDELDGRDVEPDARMLWAEGDNKVLATLRVLAEEDGWRIGRVATEVAARGQGLAAELMRRAVDVCAGEKIVLDAQQPLVPCCHRPGGALRLDASPHAQGP
- a CDS encoding GNAT family N-acetyltransferase; this encodes MTRIAPITLHGKYVTLEPLSEDHHDGLVEAASDGELWNLWYTSVPRPEEMYDEIQRRLAMQSEGSMVPFTTRLNDPTTGEPGKIIGMTTYCDINAELPRLEIGYTWNAASAQGTGTNPDSKRLLLGHAFETLNCVAVEFSTHWMNMQSRQAIARLGAKQDGVLRATSRMADGSLRDTVIFSIIASEWPQIRSGLDLRLAKKR
- a CDS encoding type IV secretory system conjugative DNA transfer family protein, with the translated sequence MPSNHLCLVVIVLAVLFGLTLRRMRKGRSRVDRAASYMGRGKDIESLTSKAAQASAKRLGVENSCGVPIGRTVGGGAPLHGSWEDMHIDIWGPRTGKTTSRAVPAILDAPGGVLVTSNKRDVVDATRDVRAKTGPVWVFDPQSIALEEPNWWWNPLSYVTDEVRAAKLAEHFASGSRDPGAKTDAYFDPAGQDLLAGLLLAAALDHRAITDVYTWLTRPTDDTAVEVLREHGFALTADQVAGVIDAPEKQRGGVYGTAQQMASCLTNRQVSTWVTPRGAADTRPHFDPAGFVRDGGTLYSLSKEGRGTAGPLVTALTVAVVEAAEELAARSAGGRLKTPLVGVLDEAANVCRWRDLPNLYSHYGSRGIILMTILQSWSQGVEVWGESGMKKLWSASNIRVYGGGGTTHDGSFLEDLARMIGDYDRLTSSTSYGRGQRTVSQQLHRERILDVDDLAAMPKGRAVVLSSGNRPTLIRTQPWMAGPHADAVRASILAHDPEAEKTILEAEKELSVVESALRTEDAS